Proteins encoded in a region of the Stieleria neptunia genome:
- a CDS encoding PDZ domain-containing protein, with amino-acid sequence MERQHQQAQREQQLLEEMERQRIEQTTVPRLIVVRDFVAEMPTQNGVRPIVVSANEEFTALAEREGEVMISFYGDTVWVAKGNFAVIGRVPRPSDEPASRNSGMHQSQRPALPDVEPPQLDIRLEFDNINDGGLVRQVFRGGEGERMGIRAGDVIMQVNNRPVRTYNEAMTATRMGNGSIKLLVQRQNQMIVLSTASQKAGGSLPFGVTQARPHRYGGLVVGDVDPNSIAGRLGIGRGDVIVSLNGIPMSSPESLIAHNQNPAGRYQIVLANTYGSGTRTLSWPN; translated from the coding sequence ATGGAACGACAGCACCAGCAAGCGCAGCGTGAGCAGCAACTACTGGAAGAAATGGAACGTCAACGGATCGAGCAAACCACCGTTCCCCGTTTGATTGTCGTTCGGGATTTTGTCGCTGAAATGCCGACACAAAATGGGGTTCGTCCAATCGTGGTATCAGCCAACGAAGAGTTCACCGCGTTGGCCGAACGCGAGGGGGAAGTCATGATTTCGTTCTACGGGGACACCGTTTGGGTCGCCAAAGGAAACTTTGCGGTGATCGGACGGGTGCCTCGGCCCTCCGACGAACCAGCATCCCGAAACAGCGGGATGCATCAATCACAACGGCCTGCATTGCCCGATGTGGAACCGCCGCAATTGGATATAAGGTTAGAATTTGATAATATCAATGACGGTGGACTTGTGCGGCAAGTTTTCCGAGGAGGAGAAGGAGAACGCATGGGGATCCGGGCCGGCGACGTTATCATGCAAGTCAACAATCGGCCGGTGCGGACTTATAACGAGGCAATGACGGCCACCCGTATGGGCAACGGTTCCATTAAACTGCTGGTTCAACGCCAAAACCAAATGATTGTGCTTTCAACCGCTTCACAGAAAGCCGGCGGTAGTCTGCCGTTTGGAGTGACTCAGGCCAGACCGCATCGCTACGGCGGATTGGTAGTGGGCGACGTCGATCCAAACTCGATCGCAGGTCGACTCGGAATCGGTCGGGGCGACGTGATTGTTTCGCTGAATGGCATCCCAATGTCCAGCCCCGAATCACTCATCGCGCATAATCAAAACCCGGCGGGACGCTACCAGATCGTTTTGGCCAATACTTACGGATCCGGTACAAGGACACTCAGTTGGCCGAACTGA
- a CDS encoding PDZ domain-containing protein: protein MHGFPRGPYHEPYPQPNLHAHGVGNSGHGGPASSSSLGCKINPVLVPGKGYLVLHVHPGSFSERNGVRPGDYVIGVNGVNLKSPLSRFVATASLVLNGLRGQLTFERPSGQRYDVVMR from the coding sequence ATGCACGGATTCCCCAGGGGGCCATACCACGAGCCGTATCCTCAGCCCAATCTGCACGCACACGGCGTCGGCAATTCGGGACACGGCGGACCGGCATCCTCTTCCTCGCTCGGTTGCAAGATCAATCCCGTCCTTGTTCCGGGCAAGGGCTATCTCGTTCTGCATGTCCATCCTGGAAGCTTTTCGGAGCGAAACGGAGTTCGACCGGGTGACTATGTCATCGGTGTCAACGGCGTCAATTTGAAGAGCCCGCTCTCACGCTTTGTTGCGACCGCTTCGCTCGTACTCAACGGGCTTCGAGGCCAACTCACTTTTGAGCGACCGAGCGGCCAACGATACGACGTGGTGATGCGGTAA
- a CDS encoding RNA polymerase sigma factor: MDEMGSVSIWVQQLPDDEREAQSKIFERYQAQLVQYAANRLRQMGVRSKDADDIAQEVFLGLFCRSAAGKMPDLNNRDQLWLKLRRICGDRVKDARRRRTLATESVFGLGESQSSLSPLQANLRPSEDLESCLIAVEHSLLKRKMEEKHPDLPVIASLKMQGYTVSEIASKIDAPKRTIERRLRSIDEICRQYQQAEPEAT, from the coding sequence ATGGATGAAATGGGATCTGTTAGCATTTGGGTTCAGCAGCTGCCTGACGATGAAAGAGAAGCCCAATCAAAGATTTTTGAACGCTATCAGGCGCAGCTAGTCCAGTACGCTGCGAATCGTCTGCGTCAAATGGGCGTTCGCAGCAAGGATGCGGACGATATCGCGCAAGAAGTCTTCCTCGGTTTGTTCTGTCGCTCAGCCGCCGGAAAAATGCCAGATCTCAATAACCGAGATCAACTTTGGTTAAAGCTTCGTCGAATCTGCGGCGATCGGGTCAAAGACGCGAGAAGAAGGCGAACGCTCGCAACAGAATCTGTTTTTGGTCTCGGCGAATCGCAATCTTCGCTTTCGCCACTTCAAGCAAATCTCAGGCCGTCAGAGGATTTGGAGTCTTGCCTGATCGCGGTCGAGCATTCCCTTTTGAAACGCAAAATGGAAGAAAAGCATCCCGATCTCCCGGTGATTGCTTCGCTGAAGATGCAAGGATACACCGTCAGCGAAATCGCATCCAAGATAGACGCCCCCAAGAGGACAATCGAACGCCGACTTAGGTCGATTGACGAAATTTGTAGGCAGTACCAGCAAGCAGAACCAGAGGCAACTTAA
- a CDS encoding DEAD/DEAH box helicase, translating into MSNFQQLHPAIQHHIVNALGWRELRPFQDDLIPSIVQGQHHIILAPTAGGKTEAALFPLLTRMANEDWSGLSVLYICPLRALLNNLHERVTQYTGFIGREAGVWHGDTKVSQKNQMLRDPPSVMLTTPESLEGILISPNKDHRAFLSGVQAIVIDEIHSFAGDDRGWHLLFVMNRIREVAGREMQRLGLSATVGNPEDLMKWLTVGCTGTQRIYLPEAAEASDHADVTLDYVGSISNAATVISRLQRGQKRLVFIDSRSKAEELGNELRELDVDAFVTHGSLSREQRLLSEKAFAERSNCVIVATGVLELGIDIGSLDKVIQIEAPNDVAGFLQRMGRTGRRDGTTRNCLFLATKLPSMARAAALIELWRSGYVEPALAPASPLHIAAQQMLALTLQSNGCPATDLIHHSEEIIAYSGIAAGQLSELLNWMIDEEIVFSDQGLISMGRAGDDEYGRRNFIDLVSVFCTPPLFTVRHGRQDVGYVDPLTFAQKREPPWYILLAGRSWKVNHIDWRRKVAYVEAAQASGRSRWYGLGPHLGFELCQSYKAILTQDFRRDWWSQRVVDQMLEMRMDHAWLKQDGSTLTLGDENRVEWWTFAGTQGNATLSAALQQTMAVDIKSDGLKISVDLSKSLDEVEHAIKTLRDINFHEVRPEISDRAVDGLKFSKCLPRDMANQVLEDRLRNAEVARTIATQSVSVVTGYSSAD; encoded by the coding sequence GTGAGTAATTTTCAGCAGCTTCATCCGGCAATTCAGCATCACATTGTCAACGCCCTGGGCTGGCGAGAGCTGCGTCCGTTCCAGGACGATCTGATTCCGAGCATCGTTCAGGGACAGCACCACATTATTCTCGCCCCAACCGCCGGCGGGAAAACAGAGGCTGCGCTGTTTCCATTGCTGACCCGCATGGCAAACGAGGACTGGAGCGGATTGTCCGTTCTTTACATCTGTCCCCTGCGCGCCCTGTTAAATAATTTGCACGAGCGGGTAACGCAGTACACGGGATTTATCGGTCGCGAAGCCGGTGTCTGGCACGGCGACACCAAGGTCTCGCAGAAGAACCAGATGCTGCGAGATCCCCCCAGCGTGATGCTAACGACTCCGGAATCTCTGGAGGGGATTCTGATTTCGCCCAATAAGGATCATCGAGCGTTCCTGTCCGGTGTTCAAGCGATCGTAATTGACGAAATCCACTCTTTTGCGGGCGACGATCGCGGTTGGCATTTGCTGTTCGTGATGAACCGAATCCGCGAAGTCGCGGGCCGTGAAATGCAGCGATTGGGGCTTTCGGCAACAGTCGGCAATCCAGAGGACCTGATGAAATGGCTGACGGTCGGATGCACCGGGACACAACGCATCTATCTGCCCGAGGCGGCGGAAGCGTCCGATCACGCGGACGTCACGTTGGACTATGTGGGCAGTATCAGTAACGCCGCGACCGTGATTTCTCGACTCCAACGTGGTCAAAAGCGATTGGTCTTCATCGACAGCCGCAGCAAGGCAGAAGAACTCGGCAACGAGTTGCGTGAATTGGATGTCGATGCGTTTGTGACACACGGATCGCTGAGCCGCGAACAGCGGCTCCTTTCCGAAAAGGCGTTTGCCGAGCGAAGTAACTGCGTCATTGTCGCGACCGGCGTGCTGGAACTGGGGATCGATATCGGATCGCTCGACAAGGTGATCCAAATCGAGGCACCCAACGATGTTGCCGGATTCCTGCAACGAATGGGACGGACGGGTCGACGCGACGGCACGACTCGGAATTGCCTGTTCCTGGCGACGAAACTGCCATCGATGGCCAGAGCGGCAGCATTGATCGAACTGTGGCGATCGGGTTATGTCGAGCCCGCTTTGGCGCCGGCGTCGCCGCTCCATATCGCGGCCCAACAGATGCTCGCTTTGACCTTGCAATCCAATGGATGCCCTGCGACCGATCTGATTCACCATTCGGAAGAGATCATTGCCTACTCGGGGATCGCAGCAGGGCAACTTTCTGAACTGTTGAACTGGATGATTGATGAAGAAATTGTTTTTTCTGATCAGGGTTTGATCTCGATGGGACGTGCAGGTGACGATGAGTATGGTCGCCGAAATTTCATCGATCTGGTGTCCGTGTTCTGCACCCCACCATTGTTCACCGTTCGGCACGGACGACAGGATGTTGGCTATGTGGATCCCCTGACATTCGCGCAAAAGCGTGAGCCGCCGTGGTACATCTTGCTTGCGGGCCGGTCCTGGAAAGTGAACCACATCGATTGGCGACGCAAGGTCGCTTACGTCGAAGCGGCTCAAGCGTCCGGCCGATCCCGATGGTATGGATTGGGGCCGCATCTCGGATTCGAGCTCTGCCAATCCTACAAGGCGATCCTGACCCAAGACTTCCGCCGAGACTGGTGGTCACAACGTGTCGTCGACCAAATGCTCGAGATGCGAATGGATCATGCCTGGCTCAAGCAAGACGGATCAACGTTAACACTGGGTGATGAAAATCGAGTGGAATGGTGGACCTTCGCGGGCACGCAAGGCAATGCAACCCTGTCCGCTGCACTTCAGCAAACGATGGCCGTCGACATCAAAAGCGATGGTTTGAAGATCTCGGTTGATCTCTCCAAATCGCTGGACGAGGTGGAGCACGCGATCAAAACGCTCAGAGACATCAACTTCCACGAAGTTCGCCCGGAAATCAGCGACCGAGCCGTCGACGGCCTCAAATTCAGCAAATGCCTGCCACGCGATATGGCCAACCAAGTCCTCGAAGACCGGTTGCGCAATGCCGAAGTTGCAAGAACAATCGCTACACAATCCGTATCAGTAGTCACTGGGTATTCGTCAGCAGACTGA
- the brxD gene encoding BREX system ATP-binding protein BrxD: MSLSKQRRLDIISALRRGTVPKSSLDAFAVGLDHFHDAIDQEFTDVKSGRSVFKAVRGEYGCGKTFFARWMAEQAKRKGFATSEVQISETETPLYRLEKVYRRINERLATSDTPDGAFRNVIDSWFFTLEQDLLAEGAIKESDESMLVSKTNELMEQRLASLGENSQTFSLALRGYRKAQSENALATADGIAAWLSGQPNVAAAAKRFAGIKGDIDHFGALTCLQGVLTILRDSGYSGLLLVLDEVETVQRMRSDVREKSLNALRQLIDEIDGGRFPGLYLLITGTTAFYEGPQGIKRLEPLAQRLHVDFQTDARFDNPRAPQIRLPAFDQERLVAVGVRIRDIYAAHADAPDRIRELCDDQYVGDLANAVAGKLGGQVGIAPRVFLKKLVSDVLDRIDQFSDFNPREHYALTIDESELTAVERQAASADHVDDIELEL; encoded by the coding sequence ATGAGCTTAAGCAAACAGAGACGACTGGATATCATCAGCGCGCTACGCCGCGGTACCGTCCCCAAAAGCAGCCTGGATGCCTTTGCCGTTGGATTGGATCACTTCCACGATGCGATCGATCAAGAATTCACCGATGTCAAAAGCGGTCGATCGGTGTTCAAGGCGGTGAGAGGCGAATACGGTTGCGGAAAAACCTTCTTTGCCCGCTGGATGGCCGAGCAGGCAAAACGAAAAGGGTTCGCAACGTCTGAAGTCCAGATCTCGGAAACAGAGACGCCGCTCTATCGGCTCGAGAAGGTCTATCGGCGAATCAACGAGCGGTTGGCCACATCGGATACACCGGACGGCGCATTTCGCAATGTGATCGACTCGTGGTTCTTTACGCTGGAACAAGATCTGCTGGCCGAAGGCGCGATCAAAGAGAGCGACGAATCGATGCTCGTGTCGAAAACCAACGAATTGATGGAACAGCGTCTTGCATCGTTGGGAGAAAACTCGCAGACCTTCAGTCTCGCCTTGCGCGGATATCGCAAGGCACAATCAGAAAACGCGCTTGCGACTGCCGATGGGATCGCAGCCTGGTTGTCCGGGCAACCCAATGTGGCCGCCGCGGCAAAACGATTTGCGGGAATCAAGGGTGACATCGACCATTTCGGCGCGTTGACCTGTCTGCAGGGCGTACTGACGATCTTGCGAGATTCCGGATATTCCGGCCTTCTGCTCGTGCTGGATGAAGTCGAGACCGTCCAACGGATGCGAAGTGATGTTCGCGAGAAAAGCCTGAACGCGCTGCGACAACTGATCGACGAAATCGATGGCGGCCGATTCCCAGGACTTTACCTGTTAATCACCGGCACCACCGCGTTCTATGAGGGGCCCCAAGGGATTAAACGACTCGAACCGTTGGCTCAGCGGTTGCATGTCGATTTCCAAACGGATGCTCGCTTTGACAATCCGCGTGCGCCGCAAATACGATTGCCCGCGTTTGATCAGGAGCGATTGGTTGCGGTTGGTGTCCGCATTCGGGACATCTACGCAGCGCACGCGGATGCACCCGATCGAATTCGAGAACTGTGCGACGACCAATATGTAGGTGATCTGGCCAACGCCGTTGCCGGCAAACTGGGAGGCCAAGTTGGGATTGCACCACGAGTCTTCTTGAAAAAACTGGTTTCCGATGTATTGGATCGAATCGATCAGTTCTCCGATTTCAACCCTCGGGAACACTACGCCTTGACAATTGATGAGTCGGAGCTTACGGCCGTCGAACGGCAAGCGGCATCGGCCGACCACGTGGACGACATCGAGCTGGAATTGTGA
- a CDS encoding dynamin family protein, with amino-acid sequence MADKILDYLERHPLALTREISNGIREDFSTVDRLLYGPLAGRVAKNDDNEWYCLSDQPLRKSLTKVESASPATPPTPATGVSSSNPWSQSESSSPETSGQPADVKPTELIKSKPLPPVPSWQGTSSPHIDRRATIEKRIGRIYESLCKPEFVSSASKIDGANEAIERLKWSLDEIDSELEKVPAISVAMLGPSRHGKSTLLNALAGCTMLPTSDVKPCTASIVSMKREDQWGFTIKFIEKERLEREREKAVQDALDYLKRTAKKMMGDEQPDDPHYLHSTLERFIQLFDINPNLAPDQLIRAVYTAEIPDSVCRLLGQTAKPKSNDVQQMERTVEKYLSTKDIYWTIVDECEISGPFPNWHPNLRLVDVPGTNDTDPQRTAITNRLRETAKAVAICTSDSNLGSDIQSWLRNSSVLGDFLEATEQSKQHLFIIKTKLDAVHPNFDESQAAPDDEEAQERLFREALELHKQQQTESYREMFRRIASPLLPAGNSPEQQNTRKEMLKRIDGIKVFFVSAPAYEAFEGRFKGLVRQKRHFINHFNGDKNATGIPGLGDFTNELAEKYLADFYYNDLERQLETEVDRLVRFFRQQWTTLEAQLSGGSQAIAELVDEIDRTIVPWLEKSVAKGIRSFKDQAVDSSQGITSQLKNTAASIDGLLSQRQSKWRSYYWNSIKAACRKSGVHTTSNGKFMDFNQDICSLFVDDLILSWTTYRETCIRSSTQTIADDVAAELLVKLDSAASRTDVPAATEAIDSIVTNISTIARSKLDELRREVDVAIQEVESIRKPAYKAIQELMEQTYRVVARESGTGCQERMRTKLCDGAGANLQAMWTKVFGMISGAVGGLESKTVASMKQYGDSASGELRKSVSRLREIGKTAQRDVIVEQMERIRETVLLLWNALSEVGDLVVETAESEIIDAATADALEAPVDAVAAGAAEADATPEVHEPERIEKSQEESELPTVEGPIDSDDAPEQAVESAIETTLDPVDESPAEAIDIAGSSDSVHGLEDLCETTTYLVQKDRAGRSAPADELVVRILTTLIEHHGKMTLAALAERIGVPAFRLRGMLPAVQRILNLDGQQILKTERTSDSVELNETLMRQEFSL; translated from the coding sequence TTGGCGGACAAGATTCTAGATTATTTGGAACGTCATCCGTTGGCGCTCACTCGGGAGATCTCCAACGGGATTCGTGAGGATTTTTCCACCGTCGATCGGCTCTTGTACGGCCCACTCGCTGGTCGTGTGGCGAAGAACGATGACAACGAATGGTATTGCCTTTCCGATCAACCGCTACGGAAGAGCTTGACCAAAGTTGAGTCGGCTTCCCCTGCCACTCCACCCACGCCCGCAACCGGTGTGTCGTCATCGAATCCCTGGTCACAATCGGAAAGCTCAAGTCCGGAAACCTCCGGACAACCCGCCGACGTCAAACCGACGGAACTGATCAAATCAAAGCCGCTCCCTCCGGTCCCGTCTTGGCAGGGGACTTCTTCCCCTCATATCGACCGTCGCGCCACGATTGAAAAACGAATTGGCCGGATTTACGAGTCGCTATGCAAACCGGAGTTTGTCAGTTCGGCCAGCAAAATCGATGGCGCGAATGAGGCCATCGAACGACTGAAGTGGTCGCTTGATGAGATCGATTCGGAACTGGAGAAGGTTCCGGCAATCAGCGTCGCGATGCTGGGGCCCAGCCGACACGGCAAGAGCACGCTGCTCAATGCCCTCGCCGGCTGTACGATGCTGCCCACGTCCGACGTTAAACCGTGTACCGCTTCGATTGTCAGCATGAAACGGGAGGACCAGTGGGGGTTTACGATCAAGTTCATCGAGAAAGAACGCCTTGAGCGGGAGCGAGAAAAAGCGGTTCAAGACGCACTCGATTATTTGAAGCGGACCGCAAAAAAGATGATGGGTGATGAGCAGCCGGATGATCCCCACTATCTCCATTCCACGCTTGAGCGATTTATTCAGCTATTTGACATCAATCCAAACCTGGCGCCTGATCAGCTGATTCGCGCCGTTTATACCGCGGAAATTCCAGATTCGGTGTGCCGATTGCTAGGGCAAACTGCCAAGCCCAAGTCTAATGACGTGCAGCAAATGGAACGAACCGTCGAGAAATATCTTTCGACAAAAGACATCTACTGGACGATCGTCGACGAATGTGAAATCAGTGGGCCGTTCCCCAATTGGCATCCCAATTTGCGGCTGGTCGACGTGCCCGGCACGAACGACACGGATCCGCAGCGTACGGCAATCACCAACCGTTTGCGTGAAACCGCGAAGGCGGTCGCTATTTGCACCAGCGATAGTAATCTTGGTAGTGATATCCAATCCTGGCTCCGCAACTCCAGCGTGCTCGGCGATTTCCTGGAAGCGACGGAACAGTCAAAGCAGCATCTATTCATCATTAAGACCAAGCTGGATGCCGTCCACCCGAACTTTGATGAGTCGCAAGCGGCCCCGGATGATGAAGAAGCGCAAGAGCGGTTATTTCGCGAAGCGTTGGAGCTTCACAAACAGCAGCAAACGGAATCCTATCGAGAAATGTTCCGCCGGATCGCCTCGCCACTCTTGCCCGCTGGTAATTCGCCAGAGCAGCAGAACACACGAAAGGAGATGCTTAAACGAATCGATGGGATCAAGGTGTTCTTCGTCTCAGCGCCGGCTTACGAAGCGTTCGAGGGGCGATTCAAGGGACTCGTCCGGCAAAAACGCCACTTCATCAATCATTTCAATGGCGACAAGAACGCGACTGGCATTCCCGGCCTGGGAGATTTCACAAATGAATTGGCTGAAAAGTACTTGGCAGATTTTTACTACAACGATTTGGAACGCCAATTGGAAACGGAGGTGGACCGGTTGGTCCGCTTTTTTCGCCAGCAATGGACAACACTTGAAGCGCAACTCAGCGGCGGAAGCCAAGCGATAGCGGAACTGGTTGACGAAATCGACCGGACCATCGTCCCCTGGCTGGAAAAATCGGTCGCCAAGGGCATTCGCTCTTTCAAAGACCAGGCAGTCGATTCATCCCAAGGAATCACAAGCCAGCTGAAGAACACTGCGGCCTCCATTGACGGATTACTTTCGCAGCGTCAATCGAAATGGCGAAGCTACTACTGGAACTCGATCAAGGCTGCTTGCCGCAAATCGGGCGTCCACACGACCAGCAACGGAAAGTTCATGGATTTTAACCAGGATATCTGTTCACTGTTCGTCGACGACTTGATTCTTAGTTGGACGACCTACCGCGAAACCTGTATCCGTTCCAGCACTCAAACCATTGCGGATGATGTCGCGGCGGAGTTGCTGGTGAAATTGGATTCGGCTGCGTCTCGAACCGACGTTCCCGCGGCAACGGAAGCCATCGACTCCATCGTCACCAACATCTCGACGATCGCGCGATCGAAGCTGGACGAGTTGCGGCGGGAAGTTGACGTCGCGATTCAAGAAGTGGAATCGATCCGCAAACCCGCCTACAAGGCGATCCAGGAACTAATGGAACAGACCTACCGCGTCGTGGCGAGGGAAAGCGGGACCGGGTGCCAGGAGCGGATGCGGACGAAGTTATGCGACGGCGCAGGAGCAAACCTTCAAGCGATGTGGACGAAGGTGTTTGGCATGATCTCTGGGGCTGTCGGCGGTCTTGAATCCAAAACGGTCGCTTCAATGAAGCAGTACGGAGACTCGGCCTCGGGAGAACTGCGTAAATCGGTGTCCCGGCTGCGAGAGATTGGAAAAACGGCTCAGCGTGACGTAATAGTCGAGCAAATGGAGAGAATTCGGGAAACGGTCCTGCTGCTTTGGAATGCGCTCTCCGAAGTGGGCGATTTGGTCGTGGAGACTGCTGAATCGGAGATCATCGACGCCGCTACCGCGGACGCTTTGGAAGCGCCGGTCGACGCCGTCGCAGCCGGAGCCGCTGAAGCCGACGCAACACCTGAGGTTCATGAGCCCGAGAGGATCGAGAAATCGCAAGAAGAGTCCGAATTACCGACGGTGGAAGGTCCGATCGATTCGGACGATGCCCCGGAGCAGGCGGTTGAATCTGCGATTGAGACGACACTGGACCCCGTAGATGAATCACCGGCGGAGGCCATAGATATCGCTGGTTCGTCCGATTCAGTTCATGGGCTGGAAGACCTGTGCGAAACCACGACCTATCTGGTGCAAAAGGACCGAGCAGGCCGGTCAGCGCCCGCCGATGAACTCGTCGTACGCATCCTGACGACGTTGATCGAACACCACGGGAAAATGACGTTGGCGGCTCTGGCGGAGCGGATCGGTGTACCCGCCTTCCGTTTGCGTGGAATGCTCCCGGCGGTCCAGCGAATTTTGAACTTGGATGGGCAACAGATTCTCAAAACCGAAAGGACATCGGATTCGGTTGAGTTGAACGAAACACTGATGCGACAGGAATTCTCGCTCTAG
- a CDS encoding restriction endonuclease subunit S, giving the protein MVAPVDFPDHPHIAPDNIGKGTGRLLDYRTIAEDGVTSNKNHFFPGQIVYSKIRPYLSKVIIADFEGLCSADMYPISTPLELRYLFRYMLSDFFLAAVKNQAGNRVVLPKVNQRQLYDVSVPVPPLAEQRRIVTAIESLQARSSRAREALSEVGPLLEQFRQSVLRSAFSGRLTADWRAAHPDVEPASEMVSRIPEPPPPARAKSATPNRIEGDSGLSVGPTGKDLPATWFCTRLTRIARLVTGHTPSRKHPEYWNGGVPWIGIKDARDQNGRVIDETYQQVTKLGLANSASRLLPAGTVLVTRTTNSIGYSVILGKEMATSQDFVGWVLPTDVNPKFLMYLMLAEYDGLRRFAKGSTSNPTVYFSEVLAFHIALPPTQEQNEIVDRVESMLDTIEEQSAMLQGSESALTQLDQSILAKAFRGELVPQNPNDEPAAELLARIRAAREADTPKKKSKAKSRSSAGT; this is encoded by the coding sequence TTGGTTGCACCAGTCGACTTTCCTGACCATCCGCACATCGCACCCGACAACATAGGAAAAGGAACCGGCCGTCTACTCGATTACCGGACGATCGCCGAAGATGGCGTCACCAGCAACAAGAACCACTTCTTTCCTGGTCAAATCGTCTACTCGAAGATTCGACCTTACCTATCGAAGGTCATCATTGCGGACTTCGAAGGTCTGTGCAGCGCCGACATGTATCCCATCTCGACGCCGCTGGAACTTCGTTACCTGTTCCGCTACATGCTCTCCGATTTTTTCCTCGCAGCAGTTAAGAACCAAGCAGGCAATCGCGTCGTGCTTCCAAAAGTGAATCAAAGGCAACTCTACGACGTCTCGGTTCCAGTCCCTCCCCTCGCCGAACAACGGCGCATCGTCACTGCGATCGAGTCGCTTCAAGCCCGGAGTTCACGTGCCCGGGAGGCGCTTTCGGAAGTGGGGCCGTTGCTCGAACAGTTCCGTCAGAGTGTGTTGCGGTCCGCCTTCAGCGGCCGCCTGACGGCCGACTGGCGAGCGGCCCATCCCGATGTCGAACCGGCCAGCGAAATGGTATCGCGAATACCAGAGCCACCGCCGCCAGCACGCGCGAAGTCTGCAACTCCAAACAGAATTGAAGGTGATAGCGGACTGTCCGTCGGACCGACGGGGAAAGACCTCCCAGCGACATGGTTCTGTACGCGTCTCACTCGGATCGCTCGACTGGTGACCGGGCACACGCCAAGTCGGAAGCATCCCGAATACTGGAACGGAGGTGTCCCCTGGATCGGCATCAAGGACGCACGTGACCAAAACGGGCGTGTAATTGACGAGACGTACCAGCAGGTAACTAAACTCGGACTTGCGAATTCCGCATCACGATTGCTGCCTGCTGGAACAGTCTTGGTTACACGGACGACGAATTCCATTGGTTACTCTGTGATACTCGGCAAGGAGATGGCGACTAGTCAGGACTTCGTAGGTTGGGTGCTGCCAACGGACGTGAATCCCAAGTTTCTCATGTATCTGATGCTCGCCGAGTACGATGGACTGCGACGGTTCGCTAAGGGTTCCACATCGAACCCAACTGTCTATTTCTCCGAAGTCCTCGCGTTTCACATAGCCTTGCCTCCGACCCAGGAACAAAACGAAATAGTTGATCGCGTCGAGTCGATGCTTGACACGATCGAAGAGCAGTCGGCAATGCTACAAGGGTCGGAATCCGCCCTGACGCAACTCGACCAATCGATACTCGCGAAAGCGTTCCGCGGCGAGTTGGTCCCGCAGAATCCGAATGACGAACCGGCGGCGGAACTGCTTGCGCGTATCCGGGCGGCTCGTGAAGCGGACACTCCAAAGAAGAAATCTAAGGCCAAATCTAGATCTTCGGCTGGCACATGA